In Arthrobacter citreus, a single genomic region encodes these proteins:
- the aroQ gene encoding type II 3-dehydroquinate dehydratase produces the protein MAKFLLLNGPNLNMLGQREVSIYGSTTLKDIEDHVSSLAHENGDTVDCFQSNHEGDLIDKLHAANNVYDGILFNPGAFTHYSYAIRDAIASITVPTIEVHISNIHKREEFRHTSVLAAVTVGQIVGLGVYGYDLGLSALQKISRGEKNNGKN, from the coding sequence ATGGCTAAGTTTTTATTGTTAAATGGACCTAATCTAAATATGCTCGGTCAAAGAGAAGTTTCTATCTATGGTTCAACTACATTAAAGGATATTGAGGATCATGTATCATCACTAGCACATGAAAATGGAGATACGGTTGATTGCTTTCAATCTAATCATGAAGGTGATTTAATCGATAAACTTCATGCGGCAAATAATGTATATGATGGGATTCTTTTTAATCCTGGCGCATTTACTCATTACAGTTATGCAATTCGTGATGCAATTGCAAGTATTACTGTTCCAACGATTGAAGTACACATTTCAAATATACATAAGAGAGAAGAGTTCCGACATACTTCAGTTTTAGCTGCAGTTACTGTAGGACAAATCGTAGGATTAGGTGTGTATGGATATGATTTAGGGTTAAGTGCGTTACAAAAGATTAGTAGGGGAGAGAAAAATAATGGAAAAAATTAA
- a CDS encoding aminopeptidase P family protein yields the protein MEKINKLRETLVEKGLDALLITSTYNRRYMTNFTGSAGVALITQDKALFITDFRYIEQATSQCVGYEIVKHEGSIPAEVAALTEKLGVSKLGFEQDYVTFTEFGSYRKVVKAELVPVSGLIEKLRLIKTDAEISIIKEAAKVAESAFDHILGFIRPGVTELEVSNELEFFMRKLGATSSSFDTIVASGARSALPHGVASEKVIEIGDFVTLDFGAYYKGYVSDMTRTVSVGEPKDELKKIYEIVLEAQLRGVNGIKAGITGKEADALTRDYITEKGYGEYYGHGTGHGIGLEVHEGPGVSFRSDTVLEPNMIVTCEPGIYIPNLGGVRIEDDLIVKTGGNENLMSSPKNLIIL from the coding sequence ATGGAAAAAATTAACAAGTTACGTGAGACTTTAGTAGAAAAAGGTTTAGATGCATTATTAATTACTAGTACATACAACAGACGTTATATGACGAATTTTACAGGTTCTGCAGGTGTTGCTTTAATAACTCAGGACAAAGCTTTATTCATTACTGATTTCCGTTATATTGAGCAAGCTACTAGCCAATGTGTTGGCTATGAGATTGTAAAACATGAAGGTTCTATTCCAGCAGAAGTTGCTGCTTTAACTGAAAAATTAGGCGTTTCAAAACTTGGATTTGAACAAGATTATGTTACATTTACAGAATTCGGTTCATATCGCAAAGTTGTAAAAGCTGAATTAGTTCCAGTAAGCGGATTAATTGAAAAATTACGTTTAATTAAAACTGATGCTGAAATTTCAATTATTAAAGAAGCTGCTAAAGTTGCAGAATCTGCTTTTGATCATATTTTAGGATTTATCCGTCCAGGTGTTACAGAATTAGAAGTATCAAATGAATTAGAATTTTTCATGCGTAAATTAGGTGCAACTTCATCATCTTTTGATACTATTGTTGCTTCTGGTGCTCGTTCTGCACTTCCACATGGTGTAGCATCTGAAAAAGTAATTGAAATCGGTGATTTTGTAACATTAGACTTTGGTGCATACTATAAAGGTTATGTTTCAGATATGACTAGAACTGTATCTGTTGGTGAGCCTAAAGATGAATTAAAGAAAATTTATGAAATCGTTCTTGAAGCTCAATTACGTGGTGTTAACGGAATTAAGGCAGGAATTACAGGTAAAGAAGCGGATGCTTTAACTCGTGATTATATTACAGAAAAAGGTTATGGAGAATATTACGGACATGGTACAGGTCATGGTATTGGACTAGAAGTACATGAGGGACCTGGAGTTTCATTCCGTTCTGATACAGTATTAGAGCCAAATATGATCGTAACTTGCGAACCTGGTATTTACATTCCAAATTTAGGTGGAGTTCGTATAGAAGACGATTTAATCGTTAAAACTGGTGGTAACGAAAACTTAATGTCTTCACCAAAAAATCTAATCATACTATAA
- the efp gene encoding elongation factor P, with protein sequence MISVNDFRTGLTIETDGGLWQVIDFQHVKPGKGAAFVRSKLRNLRTGAVQEKTFRAGEKVAKAHIQNRKMQYLYANGNQHVFMDNESYEQIELPEANIERELKFLKENMEVYIMTFESEILGVELPNTVDLKVVETEPGIKGDTASNVTKPATMETGLVVQVPIFINEGEVLIINTTEASYVSRSKA encoded by the coding sequence ATGATTTCAGTAAACGATTTTCGTACGGGTTTAACAATTGAAACTGACGGTGGCCTTTGGCAAGTAATTGACTTCCAACACGTTAAACCGGGTAAAGGTGCTGCATTCGTACGTTCAAAACTTCGTAACCTACGTACAGGAGCTGTTCAAGAAAAAACATTCCGTGCAGGTGAAAAAGTAGCAAAAGCACATATTCAAAACCGTAAAATGCAATATTTATATGCGAATGGTAACCAACATGTATTCATGGACAATGAGTCTTATGAACAAATTGAATTACCAGAAGCAAACATTGAACGTGAATTAAAATTCCTTAAAGAAAATATGGAAGTTTATATCATGACTTTTGAAAGTGAAATTTTAGGTGTTGAATTACCAAACACAGTTGACTTAAAAGTAGTTGAAACTGAACCTGGTATCAAAGGTGATACTGCTTCAAACGTTACAAAACCAGCTACTATGGAAACAGGTTTAGTAGTTCAAGTACCAATCTTCATTAATGAAGGTGAAGTATTAATTATTAACACTACTGAAGCTAGCTATGTTTCACGTTCAAAAGCTTAA
- a CDS encoding DUF456 domain-containing protein, with the protein MVTSIVLWALIIICFALAFIALIKPIIPGVPVLWVGFLIYYFGINKSNLNLSFWIIMVIFTAVIFLADFLANAYFLKKYGSTKTGERVGCLAVIVGSFVFPPFGLIIVPFISVFVAEKLQGKDTKESIKSAWATVLSFISSSLAKAILQVIMVIIFFVYLVF; encoded by the coding sequence ATGGTTACATCAATCGTTCTTTGGGCATTGATCATCATTTGTTTTGCATTAGCGTTTATTGCGTTAATCAAACCAATTATTCCTGGTGTACCAGTTTTATGGGTAGGTTTTTTAATATATTATTTTGGTATTAATAAAAGTAATTTAAATCTGTCTTTTTGGATTATAATGGTTATTTTTACAGCAGTTATCTTTTTAGCGGATTTTCTAGCGAATGCATATTTTCTTAAAAAATATGGTAGTACAAAAACAGGTGAAAGAGTAGGCTGTTTAGCTGTAATCGTTGGTTCGTTTGTTTTTCCTCCGTTTGGCTTAATAATTGTCCCGTTTATTTCTGTTTTTGTAGCTGAAAAATTACAAGGTAAGGATACGAAAGAATCGATCAAATCTGCTTGGGCTACAGTACTTTCTTTTATAAGTAGCTCGCTAGCAAAAGCGATTTTGCAGGTTATTATGGTTATTATCTTTTTTGTTTACCTAGTTTTTTAA
- a CDS encoding YqhV family protein yields the protein MDRAVLSMGMLRVFGGSVELIAAFTILYLNDIKKALAVNSVLATVGPIILISTMAIGIIGVASKLDPIRLVLVVCGVFLILLAVFK from the coding sequence ATGGATCGAGCAGTTTTGAGTATGGGGATGCTTAGGGTTTTTGGAGGAAGTGTGGAATTGATTGCAGCTTTTACAATATTGTATTTGAACGATATTAAGAAGGCTTTAGCTGTAAATAGTGTTTTGGCCACTGTTGGTCCAATTATTCTGATTTCAACGATGGCAATTGGAATTATAGGTGTTGCATCTAAATTAGACCCTATTCGATTAGTTTTAGTAGTTTGTGGTGTGTTTTTAATATTATTAGCAGTTTTTAAATGA
- the spoIIIAA gene encoding stage III sporulation protein AA, whose product MEEVFNVIPTLLKEKLQRSYGDLRYVEELRLRVGRPVEVISNNESNFIPYILTEEEGSQILGKLSQFSIYTIEEELKKGYITIKGGHRVGLAGRVVTENGLVKMIRDISSYNFRIAKEKVGIANPFVKYVYEGRWKNTMLIGPPQAGKTTLLRDFARVVSQGDAVRGIRPGKVGIVDERSEIAGSVKGVPQYTFGERIDVLDACPKAEGMMMLVRSMSPHVILVDEIGKKEDVDAILEAIFAGVQLIVTVHGYSLEEIKKRPSLQPLFQNGTFERFIEISNFPSPGTVTDIKNKNCTSLFHSRAVL is encoded by the coding sequence ATGGAAGAGGTTTTCAATGTAATTCCTACTTTGCTAAAAGAAAAGTTACAGCGTTCTTATGGTGACCTTCGTTATGTAGAAGAGCTAAGGCTAAGGGTCGGTCGCCCGGTTGAGGTGATTTCTAATAATGAGTCCAACTTTATTCCTTATATTTTAACTGAAGAGGAAGGTAGCCAAATACTTGGGAAGCTTAGTCAGTTTTCAATTTATACGATTGAAGAAGAATTGAAAAAGGGCTACATAACAATAAAAGGTGGACATCGGGTCGGGCTTGCTGGTCGAGTCGTTACTGAAAATGGACTTGTTAAAATGATTCGAGATATTAGTTCTTATAATTTTCGGATTGCGAAAGAAAAAGTTGGAATAGCTAATCCATTTGTTAAGTATGTTTATGAAGGAAGATGGAAGAATACAATGCTGATTGGCCCACCACAAGCAGGTAAGACAACATTACTAAGAGATTTTGCAAGAGTTGTTAGCCAAGGTGATGCAGTAAGAGGAATTAGGCCTGGTAAGGTTGGGATTGTTGACGAACGATCGGAAATAGCAGGTTCAGTTAAAGGCGTTCCTCAATATACATTTGGTGAAAGAATCGATGTATTAGATGCCTGTCCAAAGGCTGAGGGGATGATGATGCTTGTTAGGTCAATGAGTCCTCATGTCATCCTTGTAGACGAAATAGGCAAAAAAGAGGATGTTGATGCGATTTTAGAGGCCATCTTTGCTGGTGTTCAATTAATTGTAACAGTACATGGTTACTCGTTAGAGGAAATAAAGAAGCGACCATCACTACAACCTTTATTTCAAAATGGTACTTTTGAACGATTTATCGAAATTTCGAATTTTCCTTCGCCAGGCACCGTTACGGATATTAAAAATAAAAATTGCACTAGTTTATTTCATTCTAGGGCGGTGCTTTAA
- a CDS encoding stage III sporulation protein SpoAB, with translation MRWIGALFIIFSTSWLGFYFAGRLSERTKELRGWKLALQSLEAEVMYSQLPLQEAFRRISSQLKGPINGCLQDFATQLETSALTAKEAWESSLMKYAKTVSIKESDLQVLLQFGETIGMHDKYSQQKQIILALKHLEREEQEAIDSQASYERMSKMLGVLSGILIVILLL, from the coding sequence ATGAGATGGATTGGAGCGCTTTTTATCATCTTTTCAACAAGTTGGCTTGGATTTTATTTTGCAGGTCGATTATCAGAACGAACAAAAGAACTAAGAGGTTGGAAACTAGCTCTCCAATCTCTTGAAGCAGAGGTTATGTATAGTCAATTGCCACTGCAAGAAGCATTTCGAAGAATCTCTAGTCAATTAAAAGGACCGATTAATGGGTGTTTACAGGATTTTGCAACTCAACTTGAGACAAGCGCATTGACAGCAAAAGAGGCCTGGGAAAGTTCATTAATGAAATATGCAAAAACGGTCTCCATTAAAGAGTCAGATCTACAAGTATTATTACAGTTTGGTGAGACGATTGGAATGCATGATAAATATTCACAGCAAAAACAAATTATTTTGGCATTAAAACATTTAGAAAGAGAAGAACAAGAAGCGATCGACTCGCAGGCTAGTTATGAACGGATGTCAAAAATGCTTGGCGTTTTAAGTGGTATTTTAATCGTTATATTACTCTTGTAG
- the spoIIIAC gene encoding stage III sporulation protein AC produces the protein MFQIAGIGVIAAIIHAVLKKAGQEEFATWTIITAFIIVFLQVITKAGDLFNKVKDVFLFH, from the coding sequence ATGTTTCAAATAGCAGGTATAGGGGTAATTGCCGCGATTATCCACGCAGTCTTAAAAAAAGCAGGACAAGAAGAGTTTGCTACTTGGACAATTATTACTGCATTTATTATCGTGTTTCTACAAGTCATCACAAAAGCTGGTGATCTTTTTAATAAAGTTAAGGATGTATTTCTATTTCATTAG
- the spoIIIAD gene encoding stage III sporulation protein AD — translation MQIVGIGLCATFIILLLNQFKMNNFNLAITVFISCVLFLFLLDKVQYLLHEIQKLANQANIKNVYVETLLKIIGIAYIAEFGVQITKDAGQGAIASKIELGGKILILVLAVPILTALIETILSFLPKVS, via the coding sequence ATCCAAATTGTCGGTATAGGATTATGCGCTACATTTATCATTCTATTATTAAATCAATTTAAGATGAATAATTTCAATTTAGCAATAACTGTTTTTATAAGCTGCGTATTATTTTTATTTTTACTAGATAAGGTTCAATACTTACTGCATGAAATTCAAAAATTAGCAAATCAAGCAAATATAAAAAATGTTTACGTTGAAACTTTATTAAAAATCATTGGGATTGCATATATAGCTGAGTTTGGAGTTCAGATTACAAAAGATGCTGGACAGGGTGCGATCGCTTCCAAAATTGAATTAGGAGGTAAAATTCTTATTCTGGTACTTGCAGTTCCTATTTTGACAGCATTGATTGAAACAATCTTAAGCTTTTTACCTAAAGTTTCTTAA